TTGTCGGAATCTCGGTAAGCCCTGTAATATAGCAAAACATAGTCTTAGTATAACATTCATAATAAGAGTTTGATACTCCATGAATCCATGTTGCCTTTCTGTAGTCAGCATTGTCTATATTCTCAATAAGATTTGGCCCTTTAGCAAAGAAGCCTAGTCCAAGAGGACTGTAAGCTACAATCCCAAATTCCCTGCAAGTAGGAATAATATCTTCTTCAAGGTCTCTGGACCATAAAGACCATTCTAGCTGCACCGCGGTGAGCGGGTGAACGGCATGAGCTCTCCTTATAGTCGAAGCAGAGGCTTCAGAGAGACCAGTGTACTTTATCTTACCCTCTTCAACCAGCTTCTTCAGCTCTCCCATCTTTGAAATCACAGCACAAGAGCAATGTGAACCTTTCCCAAAAGCAACTCGTTGATCTCGGGACCGTAGACGTCAGAGGTGTCTAGGAGCGTGATGCCCCAGAGTTGATGCCTTGAAATGGCTTCAAGAACTAAGTTGTCAATCTTGAATATAAGACTAATCCAATATGTCAAACAAGGAATATAAAAGTCTTGTTAACGTGTTCTATTTTGATTTGTCTAAAAAAGGGTTTGcagtattatttttgtatttgtatACGAATGATTCACGTTACTCTCATGGTATAAGCTGCTTTAGAGCCCTAGTTGTATCTTTGTAATACTGTTATACTGTTACTATTATTACTACAAGTTCAACTTGCCATTGTATCTTTTAAAATCATGTTGATGGGATCTATTCTTTTCGGTTTGGCAATTATAACTTGCATCATATCTCAATCTTACTTTCCTTTCAAGTGATAATTcccaaaaacaccttgagattttttcaacttgcATCATATCTCAACCTTACTGGTTTCATTGTAGTAGTGATCTTGTGGTGGGGTTTGAGGGTTGTGGAGACTGCGTTTGAGCTTAGTATCTCAATTTGAAATGCAGATAGATGGAATCAATAGCCGGTTTCAAGCACATACTAAAAAGAATAGAACATTATTAGAGACTCTTGCAGAAAAGATAAAGTAATCAAGAAGCTTAAAGAAGAGCTAAACcagttaaaagaaaaattaaaacattttatggACAAGTCTCTAAAATAAACTATtctaaagtttataaaaatagCTATTAATGATAAAATTCCTAAAATAGcatctaatttaaaatattactcTTAACTcttaaactttagttttacttGGATCCTTTACATACTAAACATTAATCACTAAACTCAAACtcaatcatttaaaaattaatgttatttaaaatatgtaatattgctaaagatatttttcatattttaattataacaaaccAACCTTATGCAGTTAACTCAAGCTGTATCTCattttaatatgatatttttttccttgttagttagatattttatttatttatttcaaattggATGGTTTTGAGAATAATTTATACGGTTTGGTTTCAGATTGGAGTCTAGTTTTATCAAACCGAGATACCCTAGtagtataaataatttttttgtcgtTTCCCgtttgagaaaataaaaaaaaaacataaaacagtaCGTAATAAAGGTGCGAAATGTATTTGAAAactaaaaagagaaagagatctgtgttgtgtcttttttttcaaaatttgaaactcCGCCCTTCCCTTCCTCACGCGCCACCTTCTCCCTCCTCTTTACAAATAAcactctcatctctctctctctccctctccaaAAAACAGATCCAGATTTCTCCCGTTGTGTGCTGAGAGattctcgattctttcttccacACAACACTAAATGCGACGCAGCAGATTCAGATTCTCATACTGTAAgaatctctctctccctctatcTATCTACATTGCTTCCTTAGAATCTACGCTCTTACGTGTGTACGTTCACCACTGTGTTAGATTCGTCACACCCATTAGCTCAATTTCATAATGACACCCACACAAATGGATTATCAGTAATAAAGTTAGTTTCTTGATTCTCTGTGACGTGTGGGGTATCTCAGATTAATACTACGAGCTGATAAGTTGAGAGAGTAATTCTCAGATCTCAAAATGTGAACTTGATTAGTTATTGAATGTTCTTcatacatttttaattattgcaatttttttttggggatatgaattaattaatttttattattctgacCACCAactgttcgatgaaatgtctcAGCCAACATGGACTCTCTCCCCGACGCCATCCTTCAATACATTCTCTCCAACCTCACCGAAGCCAAGGACGTGGCTTCCTGCAACTGCGTCTCCAAGCGATGGAAAGAGTCTACAGACTCCGTCAAGAGCATCAAGTTCCCAAGAAACTCATTCGAAAATATCTCCGACGTTACTGCTTCCGACGCCATTGTTCTCAAGATGATCTCTTCTTTCCACCGTCTCGAGGAGCTTGTCCTCTACAGCCCCTTCACCAGCAAAGGCCTAGCGTCTTGGCTGACCCACGTGTGCCAGTCTCTCAGGCTGTTGGAGCTGAGAATGGATAATCTCGCTAGCGAGGAGGCTCTCGTAGAGGGACCCTTGAAGCTTGATTGTATTGGCGTGGTTAAGGGTTTGGAGACTTTGAAGCTTTGGGGTGTTTTGATGATGAGTCCTCCTAAGTGGGATTTGTTTCCAAACCTTCGTTGTCTTGAGATTGTGGGAGCTAGAATGGATGATAATGCGTTGGGTAGTGCCTTGCGTGCTTGCCCGAATCTGAGTAGCTTGCTTCTACTAGCTTGTGAAGGAGTTAAATCTATATCGATCAGCCTGCCGTATTTGGAGCATTGTAAGCTGGATTTTTACGGACAAGGGAACTCGTTGCTCTCCCTCACAGCTCCGAGGATAGTGTCTCTTGATGTACAGGGATGTAGCTGGATCAGTGTCCCTGAAACCAGTTTCTTAAAGAACCTATCTATCGCCAATGTTTCTGGTAAACAGATCTTGTCTTGAGTTTAACTAGTTTGGTTCCAGTTGCCATAGTCTTACTTTGTGTTGTTCGTTGTTTACAGGGAGAGTTTACATGGTACAATTCCGAAACCTTTCATCCCTTGAGGCCTTGTCAGTTCGAGGCGTGCAATGGTGTTGGGATGCACTAACCACGATTCTGGAGCAAGCAAGAGACGTGAAGCATCTCTTTATGAAGGTTGAATTCACAGGCAACGAGGCTCTTCAACCTTTCCCTGAGATTGATTTTGTTGAGTTCTTCAAGAACCATCCCAAGCTTCAGAAGTTCGATATCCATGGAGCAATGTTCGCTGCACTTTGCCAGAAAAACAGCCTAAAGAAGGTAAAAACTTCATCAGAAACCTTCTATATAAATCAAaagtttttactaataatgtaAGATTTTGATTCTCTTTGCAGCTTGAGACAGGCTTTGCAATACAGTGTTTGGAGGAAGTTGTAATCACAGTGAGATCTCCATTGAACGCAGAACAGAAGATGAACACACTTGAATCACTTGTGCGGTACGCAAAAGGTTTGAAACGAATGGTGATAAGGGTTCTTAGGATGAAGAGCAACCACAGCAGTGCAGATGATTTCTGCGATGATATCTGCAAGTTCCACCACATGAATAAACATCTTGTTCACATTGAATGAACTATTCTTCTGGCTGATAATTAATTCATTTTCGGCTATTGATTTCTGTTTTTCTCATTCTGTTAGCTGAGCATTTCTAGTTTTGAACTCTTGAGTAACTATTTGTTTCTCTGATTCATTGTTGTGACTTGTGAACTTGTGACTCTGATTCCGACAAAGGTTCGGTACTTTTACTTGTTGTTTGTCTTTAAATACAAATCATTATGGACTcatttcttttagttttattttaagttGTTTTCTTGTTCACTTGTtgcactatttttttttaaagctggATTGTATTGTTAAATTATATATGCCAAAAGttataaacaagaaaaataggaaaacaaaagtaaaaaatgatTCACATGTAAAGATTCAAAATAAACAACACATCTATTATGCATATGTACTggtaaaaaatttcatataaaaactTTAGTTGAATCTCATAAAAGATAATTATCATAATAATCTAAAAACATCTATTTAAAGCTTCAGATTAAATTGATGGCTGCCACTCTCAATCCAAATAGTTGCACTATTGGTTAAATCAGCTTTACTTTTGTTGAGTTTATGGTAATTATGGACACATTTCTTAATAGAATTTGTTTTAAAAGCAGCCAAttctaaacttaaaaaaaaaatataaattttaaaaaatttagaaaaatgtatttatttatgaCAAAAGACCCTAAACTTGCATAAGATTTAGTTGGTCTAGGATtaagaagaaaataataattccctaaaaataagataaacctcagattatatttaacattttcatgcattaccaaacaaaaacaggAATAAACGCAAAAAACGTACTACCAACAATTTCAAGACCAAAAAAGCTTATCTATATAAACAACAAGAGTCCTAATTCAAAAACTACACCAAGCTAATTTATTCTCAGTTaaactaaaacatattttaaacacACAAAGTTAAAATGGCGGCCCGTGACATCTTCCAGCTGCGTTTCGCGGCCGTCGCGGTATCCGTCGCCGTATTGACCTTCCTAGTCTCCAGCCAAGTCACAGAAGCGTCACGTATGATGAGCCTATGCTCTCACACCGCGTATCCATCTCTATGCCAACCTATGATTAAACGTATCACCAACCCAAGACGCGCCACGCACAAAACCATCCAGGCTTTGGAAGCAAAGACAAAACTGGCTTTAGCTGATGCGGCTAGGTACAAAGATGGTAACCAAGCCATCGCGACTTGTTACGCAGTGTTTAGCGATGCGGTTTATAATCTTGCGAACGCGAGGAAAAGTATAAGGAAACGTGATGTGATGGCGATGAACACGTTTTTGACAGCGGCTGTGTCTGATTACGGTGTATGTGTGGAAGGGTTCATTGACGCGAACCAAGTTAATACGGTTCAGAATGTAGCGGTTGACCTGAGAAAAATTAGCAGCAACTGCTTGACGTTGTCTACATTGGTTAGATGATCGATTACAAATTaccatttaatttaatttttctcaaaacaaacaaaaaactaattaatttcGTCTACATGAATAAGGAGGaaggaaaaaaatcttaaatgattgaaaatgttttttcttatgttgCAACTTTTGTTTTGAGGGGAGATGTTTGGTGGATCATCATTTGTCATGTAAACGCCACTGGgtgttattaatttaaatttgattttttttttgtaaattaattgcTGTTAGAATTCTTTTTCTTatggtaatttaaaaaaatttcaaccaTTATACTTGTCGATTTGGTGCAAAAAtcatatacttttttttatcatatactTTAATTACTATTTAACATATCTTTTTGACAATGTGAAGAAATACAAAACGAAAAAGTACATGGCTGAACAAGTGGGCTTTTGGACTCTACTACAAAGCATATAGATGGATAGTGAAAGCTTAAAATATCTTCTGTGATTCGTGGTTTGTGAATGgtagaagcaaaaaaaaaacatgtcgaccaaagaagaaaaagtacaaagagaaagaaaatatcaaacaAATAGACAAACAGGaaaatagaattaaaataaataaaaaaacgttGATAAGAGATTCTCTATTAAAAAatagggtttttagtaattaaacccctcaactaaagatgaatcgtaaaaaaaaccctcaactaaaaatcctgtgaaataaaccctcaactttagttccgttaacatatgttaccctccgtttaaaaaaccgtgacggagggtgacatatgttaacggtttataagttgagggtttataatgttgaaaacttagttgagggttttttttacgattcaaaaatagttgaggggttttatcactaaaagtcattaaagggtttttaagttatttattattcatttatacattgttttagattgatttgtaagcctttaaaactaatgtatattattaatacattaatctattataaaattaatttatacattttaaattaataattttcaacacgatttacaacttattataacttcaaaatattaaattatttgatatttggcaatagtgatataaaaaaaattgtgggtTTATATCGTCattttcaaatatcaaataattgaaagtttctaagttatattaaatCTTAAGTAGTGTTGAGGATAATTCATCCATGAAGTCAATCTTTCTATTTGGAGTATGACgtactttttcttattttcataattttcgtCATCAGACTCATACTTTCCTATTTTCCTATATTGTTCttgatttattgtattactttatgtttcaaatatattattgatcaagaaaataaaaatataatgtagttattcagaaatcaatgataataaaaataatcatgcatTATTTTGGAGGGGGGAGAAGTATGAACCGGATGAcagaaatcatgaaaaaaagaaaaagtgcgTCATACTCTAAATAGAAAGATTGACTTCATGGATGAATTATCTCGACACTACTTAagacttaatataacttagaaactttcaattatttcatatttgacaatgacgatataaacacacaaatttttttatatcactatttccaaatatcaaataatttaatatttcaaagttataataagttgtaagtagtgttaaaaattattaatttaagatgtataaattaatatacaaatatattaatgtattaaaatttataaattagttttaaaggcttataaatcttaaaacaatgtataaatgataataaataatttaataatatttaatgacttttagtgataaaacccctcaactaaagatgaatcgtgaaaaaaaccctcaactaaaaatccagtgaaataaaccctcaacttataaaccgttaacatatgtcaccatccgtcacggttttttaaacggagggtaacatatgttaacggaactaaagttgagggtttattt
The nucleotide sequence above comes from Brassica napus cultivar Da-Ae chromosome A9, Da-Ae, whole genome shotgun sequence. Encoded proteins:
- the LOC106419895 gene encoding F-box protein At1g10780; the encoded protein is MRRSRFRFSYSNMDSLPDAILQYILSNLTEAKDVASCNCVSKRWKESTDSVKSIKFPRNSFENISDVTASDAIVLKMISSFHRLEELVLYSPFTSKGLASWLTHVCQSLRLLELRMDNLASEEALVEGPLKLDCIGVVKGLETLKLWGVLMMSPPKWDLFPNLRCLEIVGARMDDNALGSALRACPNLSSLLLLACEGVKSISISLPYLEHCKLDFYGQGNSLLSLTAPRIVSLDVQGCSWISVPETSFLKNLSIANVSGRVYMVQFRNLSSLEALSVRGVQWCWDALTTILEQARDVKHLFMKVEFTGNEALQPFPEIDFVEFFKNHPKLQKFDIHGAMFAALCQKNSLKKLETGFAIQCLEEVVITVRSPLNAEQKMNTLESLVRYAKGLKRMVIRVLRMKSNHSSADDFCDDICKFHHMNKHLVHIE
- the BNAA09G47760D gene encoding uncharacterized protein BNAA09G47760D — protein: MAARDIFQLRFAAVAVSVAVLTFLVSSQVTEASRMMSLCSHTAYPSLCQPMIKRITNPRRATHKTIQALEAKTKLALADAARYKDGNQAIATCYAVFSDAVYNLANARKSIRKRDVMAMNTFLTAAVSDYGVCVEGFIDANQVNTVQNVAVDLRKISSNCLTLSTLVR